A part of Mycolicibacterium sp. TUM20985 genomic DNA contains:
- the pstS gene encoding phosphate ABC transporter substrate-binding protein PstS, which yields MKLNSFGKGVGTPVLALSAAVLATMTMTACGSDNNAGTSSSSSASGSSSSSAAADCGGKATLTAEGSTAQQNAIAEFNKAWGEVCSGKSLSYNPTGSGAGVTQFLAKQVDFAGSDSALAEDQVAPAAERCAGNPAWNLPLVFGPVAMAYNIEGVDKLVVNADVLAKVFTGAITKWNDPAIAALNSDATLPDTAITPIYRSDSSGTTDNFQRYLTAAAPQTWTKGAGKEFQGGAGEGAQKSSGVVQAVQATPGSIGYVEKSPAAAANLPFAQIDSGAGAVELTDDSTAKAVGDAKFKAEGMDLTLDLDALYASKEAGAYPLMLATYEIVCSKGYDADTAAAVKSFLTAAANQGQANLSAAGFVPLPDTFKERLLKSVDAIA from the coding sequence GTGAAGCTCAATAGTTTTGGCAAGGGTGTCGGCACTCCGGTGCTGGCTCTGTCGGCGGCGGTACTCGCCACCATGACGATGACCGCGTGCGGCAGTGACAACAACGCCGGAACATCATCGTCGAGCTCTGCGTCGGGATCGTCATCCTCCTCCGCAGCGGCCGACTGCGGCGGCAAGGCCACCCTGACGGCTGAGGGCTCCACGGCTCAGCAGAATGCGATCGCCGAATTCAACAAGGCCTGGGGCGAGGTCTGCTCGGGCAAGTCTCTGTCGTACAACCCCACCGGTTCCGGCGCGGGTGTGACGCAGTTCCTGGCCAAGCAGGTCGACTTTGCAGGCTCGGATTCCGCACTCGCCGAGGACCAGGTCGCGCCGGCCGCCGAGCGCTGCGCCGGAAACCCGGCATGGAACCTGCCCCTGGTGTTCGGTCCGGTCGCGATGGCCTACAACATCGAGGGCGTCGACAAGCTGGTCGTGAACGCCGACGTGCTGGCCAAGGTCTTCACCGGGGCAATCACCAAGTGGAACGACCCGGCCATCGCCGCGCTCAACAGCGACGCCACGCTGCCGGACACGGCGATCACACCGATCTACCGCTCGGATTCCTCGGGCACCACCGACAACTTCCAGAGGTACCTCACCGCCGCCGCGCCGCAGACCTGGACGAAGGGTGCGGGCAAGGAGTTCCAGGGCGGCGCGGGTGAGGGCGCCCAGAAGTCGTCCGGCGTCGTCCAGGCCGTCCAGGCCACGCCCGGTTCGATCGGCTACGTCGAGAAGAGCCCGGCCGCCGCGGCGAACCTGCCGTTCGCGCAGATCGATAGCGGTGCCGGTGCGGTCGAACTGACCGACGACTCGACGGCGAAGGCCGTCGGCGACGCCAAGTTCAAGGCCGAGGGCATGGACCTGACGCTCGACCTGGACGCGCTGTACGCGTCCAAGGAAGCGGGCGCCTACCCGCTGATGCTGGCCACGTACGAGATCGTCTGCTCCAAGGGCTACGACGCCGACACCGCCGCCGCGGTGAAGTCATTCCTGACTGCCGCGGCGAACCAGGGTCAGGCGAACCTGTCCGCGGCCGGATTCGTTCCGCTGCCGGACACTTTCAAGGAGCGTCTGCTCAAGTCCGTCGACGCAATTGCATAG
- the pstA gene encoding phosphate ABC transporter permease PstA — MTTTLDPPVKAPTFQGVSSRRKLTNNAATVLVSASVLVALVPLIWVLYSVISKGLAAVTAANWFTNSQAGTTAFSAGGGVYHAVMGTLLQGLVCSIISIPIGVMVAVYLVEYGGGTRLGKITTFMVDILTGVPSIVAALFIYALWVATLGFERSGFAVSLALVLLMIPVIVRATEEMLRIVPMDLREASYALGVPKWKTIVRIVIPTALSGIVTGIMLALARVMGETAPLLILVGYAASINFDMFGGFMGSLPGMMYDQISAGAGSNPIPTDRMWGAALTLVLLIAILNVGARLVSKIFSPKKV; from the coding sequence ATGACCACCACACTCGATCCACCCGTCAAGGCGCCCACCTTCCAGGGCGTCAGCTCCCGAAGGAAGCTCACCAACAACGCTGCGACGGTTTTGGTCTCGGCATCGGTGTTGGTGGCGCTGGTCCCGCTGATCTGGGTGCTCTACTCCGTGATCAGCAAGGGCCTCGCCGCTGTCACCGCCGCGAATTGGTTCACCAACTCACAGGCCGGAACGACGGCCTTCTCGGCGGGTGGTGGCGTCTACCACGCCGTCATGGGCACGCTATTGCAAGGCTTGGTCTGCTCGATCATCTCGATCCCCATCGGCGTGATGGTCGCGGTGTACCTCGTCGAGTACGGCGGTGGAACGCGGCTGGGCAAGATCACGACCTTCATGGTCGACATCCTCACGGGTGTGCCGTCGATCGTCGCGGCGCTGTTCATCTATGCACTGTGGGTCGCAACGCTGGGGTTCGAGCGGTCGGGGTTCGCCGTCTCGCTGGCCCTGGTGCTGCTCATGATCCCGGTCATCGTGCGGGCCACGGAAGAGATGCTGCGCATCGTGCCGATGGATCTCCGCGAGGCGAGTTATGCACTGGGCGTGCCGAAGTGGAAGACCATCGTCCGCATCGTCATACCGACGGCGCTGTCGGGCATCGTGACCGGCATCATGCTCGCGCTGGCCCGCGTGATGGGCGAGACCGCGCCATTGCTGATCCTGGTCGGTTATGCCGCGTCCATCAACTTCGACATGTTCGGCGGCTTCATGGGCTCGCTCCCCGGCATGATGTACGACCAGATTTCCGCCGGTGCCGGCTCCAACCCGATCCCCACCGACCGGATGTGGGGCGCCGCCCTCACGCTGGTCCTCCTGATCGCCATTCTCAACGTCGGGGCGCGACTCGTCTCGAAGATCTTTTCCCCCAAGAAGGTTTAG
- the pstC gene encoding phosphate ABC transporter permease subunit PstC, translating into MTDNGITVTTPNPTGAGSGEVIASPFPAPEPISTNPSRGGKVRLGDRIFGGLAKGAGILIVVLIGAIAVFLLWRAIPALARNTANFFTYGGNWVTTDTSAMQFGILDLLQVTVFVSLFALFLAMPIALGIAIFLTQYSPRRLAGPLAYVVDLLAAVPSIVYGVWGLYVLAPVLKPVAMWLNSELGWLFLFKTGTASVAGGGTVFTAGIVLAVMILPIITAVSREVFIQTPRGQIEAALALGATRWEVVRTTVLPFGLSGYISGAMLGLGRALGETIALLIILRGTQTAFGWSLFDGGYTFASKIASAASEFNDQYKAGAYIAAGLVLFILTFVVNSAARAAVAGRGAKA; encoded by the coding sequence ATGACCGACAACGGGATAACAGTGACGACACCGAACCCCACCGGTGCGGGATCGGGCGAAGTGATCGCCTCGCCCTTTCCCGCTCCGGAACCCATCTCCACCAACCCCTCCAGGGGCGGGAAGGTACGCCTGGGTGACCGGATCTTCGGCGGTCTCGCCAAGGGTGCGGGCATCCTCATCGTCGTCCTCATCGGGGCGATCGCGGTGTTCCTGCTCTGGCGGGCCATCCCCGCTCTGGCCCGCAATACGGCGAACTTCTTCACCTACGGCGGCAACTGGGTCACCACGGACACCTCGGCGATGCAGTTCGGCATCCTCGACCTGCTCCAGGTGACGGTCTTCGTCTCGCTGTTCGCCTTGTTCCTAGCCATGCCGATCGCCCTCGGCATCGCCATCTTCCTGACGCAGTACTCCCCGCGGCGTCTCGCCGGCCCGCTGGCGTACGTGGTCGACCTGTTGGCGGCGGTGCCGTCGATCGTCTACGGCGTCTGGGGACTGTACGTACTCGCGCCCGTGCTCAAGCCGGTGGCGATGTGGCTCAACTCCGAGCTGGGCTGGTTGTTCCTGTTCAAGACCGGCACGGCGTCGGTCGCCGGCGGCGGCACCGTGTTCACCGCGGGCATCGTGCTGGCCGTCATGATCCTGCCGATCATCACGGCCGTCTCCCGCGAGGTGTTCATTCAGACGCCGCGGGGTCAGATCGAGGCCGCCCTCGCCCTCGGTGCCACGCGGTGGGAGGTCGTCAGGACGACGGTGCTGCCGTTCGGTCTATCGGGCTACATCAGCGGCGCGATGCTCGGCCTCGGTCGTGCGCTTGGTGAAACCATTGCGCTGCTGATCATCCTGCGCGGCACGCAGACCGCATTCGGATGGTCGCTGTTTGACGGCGGCTACACCTTCGCGAGCAAGATTGCCTCCGCGGCAAGCGAATTCAACGATCAGTACAAGGCGGGCGCTTATATCGCGGCTGGCCTGGTGCTGTTCATCCTCACGTTCGTGGTGAACTCCGCGGCCCGCGCCGCAGTCGCCGGAAGAGGTGCCAAGGCATGA